In one window of Gemmatimonas sp. UBA7669 DNA:
- the gatA gene encoding Asp-tRNA(Asn)/Glu-tRNA(Gln) amidotransferase subunit GatA gives MSRDTALAALKAHGVDAAWGAYDRVQAGPEGLNAFLSIDREARTIAPDGVLAGVPVAIKDNLATLGLPTTCGSRTLEGYVSPFEATAVRRLREAGAVVIGKTNMDEFAMGSSNENSAYGPVRNPLDPSRVPGGSSGGSAAAVASGVVRVALGSETGGSVRQPAAFCGIVGIKPTYGRVSRYGLVAYASSLDNVGVFGTTVAEAALGLEIMAGHDRFDATSADVPVSPLVPTDDAVGGSSPLAGLVVGVPREYFPASLDADIAASCRRALDHLRRLGAEVREVSLPSTDLAIPVYYIIAPAEASSNLARYDGVRFGQRAAADDLGPMYERTRSHGFGAEVQRRILLGTYVLSAGYYDAYYKRAQAVRAMIADEFRAVFASGVDLLFTPTAPTPAFRLGEVSDPYAMYLSDIYTVTANLAGIPAMSQPIGRVRGMPVGGQLLAPAFGEAVMIRAAAALEQSLGAEAHR, from the coding sequence ATGAGTCGGGACACCGCACTGGCTGCACTCAAGGCGCACGGCGTGGACGCCGCCTGGGGCGCCTACGACCGCGTGCAGGCAGGTCCCGAGGGGCTCAACGCGTTTCTGTCCATCGATCGTGAGGCGCGCACGATTGCGCCCGATGGCGTGCTCGCCGGTGTGCCCGTGGCCATCAAGGACAACCTCGCCACACTGGGACTGCCCACCACCTGCGGCTCGCGCACGCTCGAAGGGTACGTCAGTCCCTTCGAAGCCACCGCGGTGCGGCGCCTGCGCGAGGCAGGGGCTGTGGTCATTGGCAAAACCAACATGGACGAATTTGCCATGGGTTCGTCCAACGAGAACAGCGCCTACGGCCCCGTGCGCAATCCGCTCGACCCCTCACGCGTCCCGGGCGGCAGCTCCGGCGGCTCGGCGGCGGCCGTGGCGTCCGGCGTGGTGCGCGTGGCGCTGGGTTCGGAAACCGGTGGGTCCGTGCGCCAGCCCGCTGCATTCTGTGGCATTGTGGGGATCAAGCCCACCTACGGACGCGTGAGCCGCTATGGGCTCGTGGCCTATGCGTCGTCGCTCGACAACGTGGGGGTGTTCGGCACGACTGTGGCGGAGGCGGCGCTCGGCCTCGAGATCATGGCGGGGCATGATCGCTTCGATGCCACCAGTGCCGACGTGCCAGTCTCGCCGCTCGTGCCCACCGACGATGCCGTTGGCGGCTCGTCGCCGCTTGCCGGACTAGTGGTCGGTGTGCCGCGTGAGTATTTCCCCGCGTCACTCGACGCGGACATCGCGGCAAGTTGCCGGCGTGCACTCGATCACTTGCGCCGTCTCGGTGCCGAAGTGCGCGAGGTCTCACTGCCCAGCACCGACCTCGCCATCCCGGTCTATTACATCATCGCGCCGGCTGAAGCCTCGAGCAATCTGGCCCGCTATGATGGTGTGCGCTTCGGGCAGCGCGCCGCGGCGGACGACTTGGGCCCGATGTACGAACGTACGCGCTCGCACGGCTTTGGCGCCGAGGTCCAGCGTCGCATTCTGCTGGGCACCTACGTGCTCAGTGCCGGCTACTACGACGCGTACTACAAGCGAGCGCAGGCTGTGCGCGCCATGATCGCTGACGAATTCCGTGCGGTCTTTGCCAGCGGTGTGGACCTGTTGTTCACGCCAACGGCCCCTACGCCCGCCTTCCGTCTCGGTGAAGTGTCCGATCCCTACGCGATGTACCTGAGCGACATCTACACGGTGACGGCCAATCTCGCGGGCATTCCCGCCATGTCGCAGCCCATCGGGCGTGTGCGGGGCATGCCCGTTGGTGGGCAGTTGCTCGCCCCGGCGTTCGGTGAGGCCGTCATGATTCGTGCGGCGGCCGCGCTTGAACAGTCGCTTGGCGCGGAGGCCCATCGATGA
- the gatC gene encoding Asp-tRNA(Asn)/Glu-tRNA(Gln) amidotransferase subunit GatC, translated as MSVTPEDVRHVARLARLGLDEAELPQLVSQLNGILEHMDVLQQVQVPDAVGDWQQAAQRVDVARRDDAQPSDSLAREREAFAPAMRDGFFLVPRLATHEALGASAEREA; from the coding sequence ATGTCGGTTACCCCCGAAGATGTGCGTCATGTGGCGCGGCTGGCGCGGCTCGGACTCGATGAGGCCGAGTTGCCGCAGCTCGTGAGTCAGCTCAACGGCATTCTCGAGCATATGGACGTGCTGCAGCAGGTGCAGGTGCCGGACGCCGTTGGCGATTGGCAGCAGGCGGCCCAGCGCGTGGACGTGGCCCGCCGCGATGATGCACAGCCCTCTGATTCGCTGGCGCGCGAACGCGAAGCCTTTGCCCCAGCCATGCGCGACGGGTTCTTTCTTGTGCCGCGCCTGGCCACACATGAGGCGCTTGGCGCCTCCGCGGAGCGCGAGGCATGA
- a CDS encoding ATP-dependent helicase: MTTGWTGSLFDVVPPAAPALDLDHITRGLNPGQREAVFHDDGPALVLAGAGSGKTRVLTTRIARLIGARNVAPHEILAVTFTNKAAGEMRERIARHLGHEPKGMWCGTFHALGARMLRGVAPLVGREQNFTIYDEDDTIGAVKRVMEKRRLSPTQFAPKAILSAISGAKNALVSPSEYARTARDTFSTAVAGVYTDLETALQQANAVTFDDLLVLPVRALETDERLRTHYQQRFRYVLVDEYQDTNAAQYRFVQLIGGAHRNVMVVGDDDQSIYGWRGADIRNILDFERDFPGARIVRLEENYRSTPNVLALANVVIAENTERRGKTLRATRPAGEPVTLIEALDERDEADFIAETIMARRARSDLGYRDCAVLYRTNAQSRAVEDSFRRRNIPYRLVGAVRFYDRREIRDLMAYLKLVANPADDEAFRRAVNVPKRGLGEATLALLADRAAAEARPLLDMATRTDVLATLRPAARTALSEFTTLVQRLRTAAVDAAVDELLRDLVQAIRYADHLKAEGPEGIERIDNVRELIAGAAEVVADEGGEVGLTPLDHFLQSSTLVAGVDKLDPSADAVVCMTMHNAKGLEFPVVFVCGLEDGLFPLARAAEDPSQLEEERRLFYVGITRAEEKLYLTCAEQRRRNGELMFSMPSRFLKVITPSLAERGRTARARSEGRSAGSSFGSYGGASRSSGFGATGGAGQRSGSGSSGFGSSGYGSSGYGSSGYGTRGGASQGGGFGSAKVANFSTPNRRAVDNAPEDESQDQPMLRAGERVKHAKFGSGTIAEITGSGRDTKVRIDFDDEEIGRKTLVLAQAKLERGWE, translated from the coding sequence ATGACCACGGGATGGACCGGAAGCCTGTTTGACGTGGTGCCACCAGCGGCACCCGCTCTCGACCTCGACCACATCACACGCGGCCTCAATCCGGGGCAGCGGGAAGCGGTGTTCCACGACGACGGGCCCGCGCTCGTGCTGGCCGGTGCCGGCTCGGGCAAGACGCGCGTGCTCACCACCCGCATTGCGCGACTCATCGGGGCGCGCAACGTGGCGCCGCATGAGATCCTCGCCGTCACGTTCACCAACAAGGCCGCCGGCGAGATGCGCGAACGCATCGCCAGGCATCTGGGCCACGAGCCCAAGGGCATGTGGTGTGGCACCTTCCACGCCCTTGGCGCGCGCATGCTGCGTGGCGTGGCCCCACTGGTGGGCCGCGAACAGAACTTCACCATCTACGACGAAGACGACACCATCGGGGCCGTCAAGCGCGTGATGGAGAAGCGGCGCCTGAGTCCCACGCAGTTTGCGCCCAAGGCCATACTGAGTGCCATCTCGGGCGCCAAGAATGCGCTCGTCTCCCCCAGTGAGTACGCGCGCACGGCCCGCGACACCTTCAGCACCGCCGTGGCCGGTGTGTACACCGATCTCGAAACGGCGCTGCAGCAGGCCAACGCCGTCACCTTCGACGATCTGCTGGTCCTGCCCGTGCGCGCACTCGAAACCGACGAGCGTCTGCGCACGCACTACCAGCAGCGTTTCCGCTATGTGCTGGTGGATGAGTATCAGGACACCAACGCGGCGCAGTATCGCTTCGTGCAACTCATCGGCGGCGCACATCGCAACGTGATGGTGGTGGGTGACGACGACCAGTCCATCTATGGCTGGCGCGGCGCCGATATCCGCAACATCCTCGACTTCGAGCGCGACTTTCCCGGTGCGCGCATCGTGCGTCTCGAGGAGAACTACCGCAGCACGCCCAACGTGCTGGCACTGGCCAATGTGGTCATCGCCGAGAACACCGAACGGCGCGGCAAGACGCTGCGCGCCACGCGGCCGGCCGGCGAACCCGTCACGCTCATCGAGGCGCTCGATGAACGGGACGAGGCAGACTTCATTGCCGAAACCATCATGGCGCGGCGGGCCCGCTCCGATCTGGGCTATCGCGACTGCGCCGTCCTCTACCGCACCAACGCGCAATCGCGCGCGGTCGAAGACAGCTTTCGTCGGCGCAACATTCCGTATCGCCTGGTGGGCGCGGTGCGCTTCTACGATCGCCGCGAAATCCGTGATCTCATGGCCTACCTCAAGCTGGTGGCCAACCCCGCCGACGACGAAGCCTTCCGCCGCGCCGTCAATGTGCCCAAGCGTGGGCTGGGTGAGGCCACGCTCGCGTTGCTGGCCGACCGGGCAGCAGCCGAGGCGCGGCCCCTGCTCGACATGGCCACGCGCACCGATGTGCTGGCCACGCTGCGGCCGGCCGCGCGTACGGCCCTGAGCGAATTCACCACGCTGGTGCAGCGCCTGCGCACCGCCGCCGTCGATGCGGCGGTGGACGAGTTGCTGCGGGATCTGGTGCAGGCCATTCGGTACGCCGATCATCTGAAGGCCGAGGGCCCCGAAGGCATCGAGCGCATCGACAACGTGCGCGAACTCATCGCCGGCGCGGCCGAAGTCGTGGCCGACGAGGGCGGGGAAGTGGGGCTCACCCCACTCGATCACTTCCTGCAGTCCTCCACGCTGGTGGCCGGTGTGGACAAGCTCGATCCCTCGGCCGACGCCGTGGTATGCATGACCATGCACAACGCCAAGGGGCTGGAGTTCCCGGTGGTGTTTGTGTGCGGGCTCGAAGACGGACTTTTTCCGCTCGCGCGCGCGGCCGAAGACCCGTCGCAGCTCGAGGAGGAACGGCGGCTGTTCTACGTGGGCATCACGCGTGCCGAGGAGAAGCTCTATCTCACCTGCGCCGAACAGCGTCGTCGGAACGGCGAGCTCATGTTCTCCATGCCCTCGCGCTTTCTCAAGGTCATCACGCCCTCGCTCGCAGAACGCGGACGCACCGCGCGGGCGAGATCGGAGGGACGCAGCGCGGGCAGCAGCTTCGGTTCATACGGTGGCGCGAGTCGCAGCAGCGGGTTCGGCGCAACCGGCGGCGCGGGGCAACGGAGTGGGTCGGGCTCGTCCGGATTTGGCTCGTCGGGCTACGGATCCTCGGGCTATGGATCATCGGGTTATGGCACACGTGGAGGGGCCAGTCAGGGCGGAGGCTTCGGCTCGGCCAAGGTGGCCAACTTCAGCACGCCCAATCGCCGCGCCGTCGACAACGCGCCGGAAGACGAGTCGCAGGACCAGCCGATGTTGCGTGCGGGCGAGCGTGTGAAGCATGCCAAGTTCGGCAGTGGCACCATTGCCGAGATCACGGGCAGCGGACGCGACACCAAGGTGCGCATCGATTTCGATGACGAGGAGATCGGGCGCAAGACGCTCGTGCTCGCGCAGGCCAAACTCGAACGAGGGTGGGAGTGA
- a CDS encoding sensor histidine kinase, with protein MSRLRRRRWPVIAIVIGVLGLLAWYVLYTQQVVTSLRREAAVQARMYARIYEALQDTSATADPTVALFDLSRAIRESGLPIVVTDPSGRVTASANVPEDITRDTAAMRAFVAQLDKRNPAIVEPAIGAVHLGDSQVVAGLRTIPALQAVGIVLLVGFGIYALVERGRAEREKVWAGMAREAAHQLGTPLSAMAGWLELLEDSVTGATPTRAVAAMQQDVQRLERVSHRFERIGRPPRRDEVDCNAMVDRIAEYFALRAPTLARTVRIRSEHPEEAVTVPGDTVLLEWVLEVLVKNAMDALGGKNGEVVISARAEPEGVRIRVQDDGPGVPRHLRRRIFDAGFSTKDRGWGIGLSLARRIVEEHHGGQLLLADTDRGAAFDIILRG; from the coding sequence ATGAGTCGCCTGCGACGCCGTCGATGGCCGGTGATTGCCATTGTCATTGGGGTGCTGGGTTTGCTGGCGTGGTACGTGCTCTACACGCAGCAGGTGGTGACATCCCTGCGCCGGGAGGCGGCGGTGCAGGCGCGCATGTATGCGCGCATCTACGAGGCGCTGCAGGACACGAGTGCTACCGCCGATCCCACCGTGGCACTCTTTGACCTCTCGCGCGCCATTCGTGAGTCGGGCCTGCCCATTGTGGTGACCGACCCCAGTGGCCGGGTCACGGCCAGTGCCAACGTCCCCGAGGACATCACCCGCGATACAGCCGCCATGCGGGCCTTCGTGGCGCAGCTCGACAAGCGCAATCCGGCCATCGTGGAGCCGGCCATCGGTGCTGTGCACCTGGGCGACAGCCAGGTCGTGGCTGGCCTGCGCACCATTCCCGCGCTGCAGGCCGTGGGTATCGTGCTGCTGGTGGGCTTTGGCATTTACGCGCTGGTGGAGCGCGGCCGCGCCGAGCGCGAAAAGGTGTGGGCCGGCATGGCCCGCGAGGCGGCGCACCAGTTGGGCACGCCGCTCTCCGCCATGGCGGGCTGGCTGGAACTGCTCGAAGACTCGGTCACCGGTGCCACACCTACGAGGGCCGTGGCAGCCATGCAGCAGGATGTGCAGCGTCTCGAGCGGGTGTCGCATCGCTTCGAGCGCATCGGGCGGCCGCCACGGCGCGATGAGGTGGACTGCAACGCCATGGTCGACCGTATCGCCGAGTACTTCGCCCTGCGTGCGCCGACACTCGCGCGCACCGTACGCATCCGCAGTGAGCATCCCGAGGAGGCGGTGACGGTGCCGGGTGACACCGTGCTGCTCGAGTGGGTGCTTGAGGTGCTGGTGAAGAACGCCATGGACGCTCTGGGCGGCAAGAATGGTGAGGTGGTCATCTCTGCACGCGCCGAGCCCGAGGGCGTCCGCATTCGTGTGCAGGACGATGGTCCGGGCGTCCCTCGGCACTTGCGGCGCCGAATCTTCGATGCGGGCTTCAGCACCAAGGATCGCGGCTGGGGCATCGGGCTGTCCTTGGCGCGGCGCATCGTGGAAGAGCACCATGGGGGGCAATTGCTGCTGGCCGACACCGACCGCGGCGCCGCCTTCGACATTATCTTGCGTGGATGA